The genomic window TTGGGTCATCGTTCCCGACGAAAACCTAGGGAACATCTACGCCTTCTTCAAGGGACTCAAAATGCGCAAGGATTTAGGGCTCGTGGATAGAATCCTGAGGCTCGTTTGCACTCATCAAGCCGCGGACATGAATCCTCTATACCGATACTACAAGAGCGGGTGGAAGGAGTTTAAGGCCGTGACAACAAAATTGGCATCCGCTTCTGTAATACAGATCGATGATCCGGTTTCTATTGATAGGGTAGTGTTTGCGCTAAGAAATTCGGAGGGAATTGTAGAGGAGGTGAGCGATGAGGAGTTGAAGGATGCGATGGCGCAAGCTGATTCGACGAGTATATTCATATGTCCGCACATTGGGGGTGGCTTTGACGGCTCTGATTAAGCTTAAGAGGAGCAGGGTTATAGGTCCTACTGATCGGACGGTGGTGATTACCACTGCACATGGGTTGACGGGTGATAGGTCCCATTGATCGAATTGCCTGGAGCATCATTTTCGTCATCGTTGGCGTGGAAAGGTGGTGGCGATAGTGGAGTAGCAAGGAAAAGAGAAGGTGGTGGTAATAGACGGATGTAAAagtttgagatttttttttttgtgactaaatagaaaagaaagaaaaaaagagacaaaaccaaattaattggctagggtcatatctaaatctattagatgttgaagctcactccatggttggctccaattcgagtgaatgtccgtgacagaagcagctgctttagccatacaatctgcaacactatttgcagtcctctgaattaaaagaatagaaacTCTCTAATTCCAATTCATAACCTCCTGTATATGCTTTGCCAAATCCCATTCCGGAATATCCTTACCAAGCATTCTTTGGTTTACCAAGAAAATAGCTTCTAAACAGTCTGTTTCACAAATAACCTCACGAAATCCACTCTCCCAAGCAAGAAGTAAGCCTCTCCAAATTGCATACAATTCAGCAAAAAGAACACTGCACACTTCGACTTTCCCAGTGCAACCTTTCAACCAACATCCATCAGGATTGCGAATGATACAACCAAAACCAGCATAGTCAGAAGGAGGAAaccaactagcatcacaattcaatttaacagaATAAACTGGAGGTGGAACCCAATGCAAACAAAGTGAAGGAGGAGACAGAGATTGATGCATAGCAAAAATAGTATGAAACTCCCTTACTGAACTACGAATCAAACTCACCACTTTACTAGCACTCCATGAGTCATCTATATTAAATAAGTCATGATTCCTGCTTCTCCAAATCCACCAGAtggtcgaaaagaaaagaaaaatattttcactCCTTGCACCTCTATAGAGCCAATCATGTAAATTCGAGTTATCTAAATACAGGCCTAAAAGGTTCCAGACCTCCTTGGCACTAGGGCACTCCCGAAGACAATGAAGAATTGATTCAGAACCATTCTGACATCGATGACAGGTGCTAGATAAAGCTAAACCACGACCCAAACGAAACTCTGCCGTAGGAATAGCATTATGAAGACTGAGCCAAATCAAGAACTTGTACTTCTCAGGAATATGCAGTCGCCATACCCACAACCAATTATCATGCTCATTCCAGTCAAACTTTCTTTTGGCTAGCCAACTGTACCCACTTCTAGCTGAGTAAATATTTTTTCGCAcaaaaatatttccaaaaatctttgagttgaagtccaaagaagcatgttgaACCATCTTAAGCCTTTCGGTAACGCCTCCAAACTcttgattccaagccttgctaATAACATGTTTATAAGAAGGATGTGTTGCCCATGCAGCTTGGAACCTAAAAGGACGTGAACCTTTCACTCTGGGGCTACCATGACAACGAACTAAAATAGGACAATGATCAGAATGAAGCCTGCTAAGAAAGCAATCTTGGAACCCACAACTTTGTCCCTGAAAGAAACCTTCAAAGGCTTAGAAACCCCTCCCGAAATATGATCCTCCTTTTCCCCTGATGCAATCCCTCCCCcgctctcccccttatctcttccgCCGACATTACCGGCTGCCTCACCGTGTTTCACCCTCAAAGTCTCTTCCCCGCTCACTTCACCGCTCATCTTCGATTTTCAAAATTGTACAGAGTACGGAGTTAAAAAAGTTTGAGAtttgagaaagaagaaaaagtattAGAGTTTAGGTTGAAGATAAGATGTGaagataatttgaaaattttattaaaaagttaataaaaatttaaagtttggacACTCTTGTCGTTAGGAAGtttatcaattttaattttgtttatttagttattatattAGATTTTATATTAGTGGTATTagatttagaaatttttttttattttgacctaataaaaaattataaatacctACTAAACTATTGTAACTATCATAAAAATATTAGAAGAGCGCAAAAGTATTTTTTTAGTTTCGCGATGAAATTATAGTATTAACAAGTGAGATTAAATGAGTCGTTCTTTTATTGCATCGGAAAATTAGATAAAAAGTTGAGTGattctatttaatttaattcttaaatGAATTATTCTTCGTATTCAAGCAATTTTAACATCCAAGTAATTTAGATCACACGCTTCTTTTTTTCGCTTTCTTTTTCCCTCGCTCTGTTGCTGCTTTTCCTTCACCCCTGATGCTACGTCTTCTTCTTCGTTACCATtgtcaccaacaccaccacctcctcctcctctttctccttctttttcatccttctcctccataatcatcatcatcatcatcatcatcattgttattgtcattgtcgtcttcttcttatacatatcgtcgttattgttattgttattctgATCTCCTATTAGAAAAATCCCCAATTCTCCTTTGGGGGCTTCAACTCTTACATAAAGTTCTTGTTTCGGCAATTCAAAAGTCGGAGACGGTTTTTTACTAATGAACTTTCAGTTTATGATCGTCATGAATTGAATTATAATCAAATTGCTTTAGGCCGATTACCAATGTCAGTAATTGATGATTATACAATTCGAactattctaaataaaaaataataggaTATAATAAAATCGTTTTATTTATTGAATTGATTTCTTTCTACCATATTATCTATCCTGATGATATTGTttgatccaaaattgattttggatgtgtttctgTTCACGATTCAATCTTGTTTGTGTGCTTATTTTCGAACTAAGTTTATGTGTCGCAATCattatgtaatttcggttcatttctgagttaattgtgttgTAATTattatgtaatttcggttcatttttgaGTTACTTGTGTGgcaattattatataatttcggttcattttttagtgaattaaggtgcatttAGACTcgtctgcacaattcaaaactctttctcctcttcttcttcatctttttattttattttctcaaaattctTTTAGATTTACTCTCTTGAGAggaataaaaccaagaaaaagagaagaaaatattaaacaaaaaaaaagaagaagaaacatgtTAATGACGTTGtctgatccaaaattgattttggatgtgttttgtTCATCTTTCATTATGTAATTTCGtttcatttctgagttaattgtgtcgcaattgttatgtaattttggttcatttctgagttaattgtgtcacAATCAattatgtaatttcggttcatttctgagttaattgtgtcgcaatcattatataatttcagttcatttatgagtgaattaaggtgcatttgTACTCATTGTCctacacaattcaaaactctttctccttATCtcctactgcttcttcttctttttcatctttttcttcttcatcttcaccttcttattttattttctcaaaattctTTTTGATTTACTCTCTtgagaagaataaaaccaagaaaaagataagaaaatatcaaacaaaaaagaagaagaaacacgcTAATGACGTTGtctgatccaaaattgattttggatgtgtttttattcatgattcagtcttgtttgtgtgcttgttttCGAACTGAGTTTATATGTCGCAATCattatgtaatttcggttcatttttgaGTTAATTCCGTCGCAATTgttatgtaatttcggttcatttctgagttaattgtgtcgcaatcattatataatttcggttcatttatgagtgaattaaggtgcatttggactcgtcctgcacaattcaaaactctttctcttatTCTCTTCACCTTCTACTGCAATAACAACAATACcagcaacaacaaaagaatgacgatgagGAGAAAACATgcgaaggagaaggagaaggagaaggagcaggaggaggaggaacgcgaagaaaAAGAAGACGACGATAACGTAGCGCGTGAATGTAAATGACTTGGTTGGTGTGCGCGTGTAATCACGCTCTTTTTAATGAGAATGATTTTTGTTGGTGTtaaggaaaagtatgaggagACAATGTATGTtttatacaatgtgtataatagagctaatttgaaattaaaactaaattataggaaactaattaattttgaatagttttcaatttgaaatttaaatcaaatattagGATTACCATGGGTTTTGGAAACAAATAAACTACCTTCCTCTCTCGCATCTCTCTCTCTCAATACGGTTTGTCAGCGTTCTATGCCTTTCTCATAGAGTCTTACCGGTACACTAACGCCACGGTCACCAGCCGCCATCGGAAATCGTGCCGACACTGTTCTGACTGGTGCCGTTGCAGCACAGGCCACCGCCAAGGGAGGACGCGCATATTGTGTGGGTCGAACTAACGGCACCGCAGCAACTCGGACGTCCAGCGCCTCCGTCGCAGCCGGTGTGTTCCTTCTTCCCGACACCGTCCTCACCTCCTCTGATGCGCCTTCGCTTTCTCCCATTCCTTCAAGTCTCTTCTCACCGATGATctgtgttcttcttcttctttaaattCAAGCATGATTAGCTTCTTTCATGATTTGAGCCATATGCTTCACAACAGTACCGTTTTTGTCATGACTAGTCCTTCAAAATTATGTTTCACCACAATAATAGTTTCTTCTatttattcatcttcttcttttattttaattgtcaatttaggatggtcattttagtaggtatgcggatgattattttatttttatgtagatgattattttgattggattgagtttagttatatataattaaaatatgttagatgttcaattcattaggtatgcggatgattatttttatccttaagtggatgattatttttattaagaGTAAGTGGCGTATGGCAAGCCAATTAGCGATGGTGAAATGGGATGATAATTGATGAAGGTGGGGTGGCcgccggttgaaaaagaagagagtattgGAGGATTTCAgatggttatttttttaaaataactaactggattttttaaaattttgaaatttgaaattggagaatttaaaatttgatgtgaaataactgaataagagtttttaaatttattattttgtgaataatttttatttttaactcatattgggcTAAATAAGTAgtccattgtacatattgtacaaatatttcattggctcccTAGGAGGACTCAGGTGTTAAATATATTTAGTTAGACGTGAATGACAATATTATTTAGATGTATAATAAATCTGTTCTTAAATTATGGTATAAACAAATTAGATTGAgtgaatttttttataaaataaaaaaatttaaataaaNNNNNNNNNNNNNNNNNNNNNNNNNNNNNNNNNNNNNNNNNNNNNNNNNNNNNNNNNNNNNNNNNNNNNNNNNNNNNNNNNNNNNNNNNNNNNNNNNNNNNNNNNNNNNtatattttattttaactcatctttttatttttatttcaatttcaatacttctttttttttttttccgtatCACAGTAGAATTGTAATTAATCGCCAAAACTCCTTTGCATCATAATGTCGTGATGATATTTACAGACTATATAACCATTAACCAACCTAAGTGGATGGTTCAACAAGTTAAGTTGGAAGAAAACAGAGCACGTCACGGATAATCAAAGAAAGAATTCAAACTACGTGATTGTGAGAATGGATATGAAATAGAAACTTGGTTGAGGTCACAGTTTGCGGCGTAAGGTTTCACATTCACACTACTATTCCCAAACTTAGAAAGTTAGTATTACACTTCGTGGACTTTTATTGGGTTTAAACAGAATTGTGGCTATCCAGAGCATTTCAAGTAAAAGGGCTAATTTAATGAGTTTGAAAACAAAAAACGAAAGTTTATTTGGTCAAGAAAGAAAAATTTGTTTAAACTATTAGACCATTGATTTTACTGTTTTCTCAGTTACCACTTACCAGTTCATGGAGTTACAACTAATTATTTGGTGGTAATAAATAGACTAGACCCATGGTTGCTTTCCTTGTGCCAATCACCGAAAGAAGTgtattaatttgaatttaatgagCCAAAAACAACGGATTTTTGTCAAAATCCTTTGACGCAACAAGTCCTTTACCAGATGAGTTCAGTGTAACATATGATGCAATGACAATATGATCCTCTTACTTTAGTAATATTTCAGCACtggactttttattttattttattttattctggaGCTTTAACTCATCTACATAGAAATTACTACACTAGACTAAGAATGCAGTAAGCAGTAAGCAGCATGGTGATTAACCACTGACATTAGATGAAGTTGATTCACTATTCCATCTATCAGTCACTGCTTTTGGTGAAGGCAGTAGAATCCTGTTCTTCAATAATCCAACTTCATCCAAATCTGGTGAAGCTGGGGATGGGGATGATGATGGATGTAAATCTACTTCCTCAATATGTTCATCTTTTGCCTTCCCACATTCAATTGTGATCAACAGCTTCAAAACTTCATCCATGGTAGGCCTCAGTTCCCTATCCCGTTGCAAACACTGAAAAGCCAGCTCTGCCACTGACACTATCATCCTCTTAACCTCATTATCCGAATCAAAATCAAGAGTAGGATCAACCAGCTCACTCAATGCACCGTTTTGAATCTTGTTTATGGCTAAATCAGACAAATTAATCTCATCCCTATGCCTGTCCATGTCAACAGCAGGCTTAGAAGATATAAGCTCAATGAGCACCACTCCGAAACTATAAACATCACTCTTGCTAGTAAGCTGGTAGCAGCGGTGGTATTCAGGGTCAACATAACCCGGAGTCCCTTGTGGTGCTGTGGAGACATGTGTGACATCATTGGGGAACAGTCTTGAAAGGCCGAAATCCGCAACCTTAACACAAAAGTGGTTGTCAAGAAGAATGTTGTTGGTTTTGACATCGCGGTGGATTATGTCAGAGGCATGAAGATAAGACAATGAAGTGGCGGTCTCTATGGCAATCTTCATTCTTATATGCCATGGCAGTGTGGTAGTCCGTGTAAAATCACCGTGGATATGAGAAGCCACCGTGCCGTTTTGAACAAACTCATACACAAGCAGTAATTCACGGCTGTGGGGTGAAGTGCAGTAGCCGTAAAGGGATACTAGGTTCTTATGGCGCAAGCGAGCAAGGATATCGATTTCATTCATAAACTGTTCCATTCTCCTGTAGTTGTGCTCGTAAAGGCGCTTTACGGCAATGTCCCGTCCATCTCGCAGTTTTCCTGCTCGTCAAAGAATAACTCAAAGTAAGCTTAATAAGATAGAAAGTGAAGAAGATGAGAATGGCTCACCATAGTAAACTGTTCCGAATCCTCCCTTTCCAAGTTGGCTCGTGTGGTGGAAATTATTTGTAGCTTCTTTGAGCTCCTTGTAAGAGAAGAGAGGGACTCCAAAGTAGCCCCTCTTGCTTTCTGCCTCTGGATTTGTAGATGCATAGTTTACATCTCTGTATGTGCTTTTTGATTGGTATGGGAGTTCTGAAGGAACATCTTTTCTTCTATAACGTCGTCTGAGGAAGCATCCAATGATCAAAAGTCCTAGCAGTGTACTCATACCTAAACCTATTCCGACTCCGAGCTTCAAGGCTTTATTGTTATCCTTTGGCACTGCAGCACAAGTTATTTGGAGAaattaattaaagcaaacaaaaaaaataactaGTCTAAACTCTAAAGCAGCAGATGATTAAGCAGTAGTGTACCTTTGTCACAGTAAAATTCGTTGTTGGTGTCAAGTTGACATTGACCTCGTCTGTGATTGAAGCAATCATCACAATCAGGAGATAATACCACTTTGAGAGCAATCTCAGAAGATACAAAGGATAAAACATCTGTGCTATTGATGGCATCTTTTGTTGCGAAATGAAGAAGTGAGCAGTGTGAGAAAATGCCACCGGCATCGTGTATAGTAGGAGACGTATTGATTTTATCATAATAGATGTCGTAGTCACGGCATGTGAGGTTACCAAAATCTAAAGGGAGCTTTATTCTAAGGTTGTGATTGCATCGAAATAGGGTCACATTGTATTCGATATAAATAGAGAGCAAAGGAGAAGGTGGAGGAAGAGTATAAGTAGTGTTCAAAGCGTGACATTTGTTCTGTTCCAAACTGGCGTGAAAATCTGCATCATAAATGGTGATGACAGTATTTGAGTCAAGAGAGCCTGTAAGCTCTAAGGTTGTTGCATTCTTGTCCAGTTGAATCATTTTGCGCGAATAGTACGTGTCTTCACAGCCATGAATGAGCAGCAAGCCACAGTGAGGGAGTTCAGCCTTGGTGAAAGGGTACTGGAATCTGCCTTGGCTTCCACAATCAAAAGAGCGTGGACAGTTATGTTGCGCAGCGGAAAacaagatgaggaagaagaagaacaataaaTAAGGTAGAGCCATAAATCCCAAACAGCGAGTAGTAATGCTTAATGAATGGACTGTctgatatatgtatataaatgcAGCTACCAAGTGTATATGCCACCCTCACATAAACAGCGAGTTTCATACGCAGCTTAATTGACTTAGAAAATGAGCGTGGAAGACTTGATCATGAAAAGGAGAGGTTAGAGGTACGACGTTAACCAAGCTAAGCTAACTTTGTTATTGAATCTTTCCAACTCAATTTCACACCACACAACTGCTTCAAGTTAAATAACAACTTTTTAATCTGCTGATTACTCACTCTAGCCGACAGGAAGCCATGAGCTTTTTAGATTTTCAGAAGAAAAATATTATATGcattatttacatatttttttatttttaatattacaaCAGTGTACATATGTGAGAGTCAAGTAGTTTGAACCGTTAGATACTAGATACTGACGCTTGAGTTCTAAGTGAATGGCACAGTCTAGATAATTAGATATAGGAGAAATTAAACGCATCCTTAATTTGACCTGTTCATACTTCATTCGTTCATGTTTTTTCGATTGTGACAAAAAATGACTTGTGTTATtattcattatattatcttttaagtagcatttgttttgaggtattgagacagagattgaaagactcactcagtatcatgtttgttggttcagaaactggtactaaaatttttgtttttgtccccaaaatttcagtatttcagtacttccaaaaagtaaggacacaggggactaaaatttttatagatggagactgaaactttaataacattttatacctaaaataccttcatttcaattaattaattctaattttaccctttgtacaaattaaattagaatttcattcttgagTCAATTTCTGTTTCTCACTTTACACCAAAAAGAATATtgagatttattttaatttctgtctctcagtctcagtctttctgtTTCTATCTTttcaccaaacgctaccttagataCTTCGCTaagttgatttatttatttatttttgttattgtaTAAAATGTGAGATTTGACAGCATATATTTATAGCTTTATgtgtaaaaaaaatacaaaattgtgAGTTGGATATCTATTGGAATTTACATAATTGTTACGGCGTGGCCCAAACCCCCTACGGTTCGGCCCGACCCGAGCACCATCCGACCCGGATACGCGTCCCGCGAccaacccggacacgcgtcccgaaCAGTTCACGCATGGCTGTGAGATAACGTCCCTAAGAACGTGGGCCCGCCCTCattgggcccacctctgacagtatataaggggaagattTACTCTTCCCCTAAGGTACGTAACACATCACATCACCCCTTTTCGCCTGCACACCCCCTTTTGTTACACGAAGTACTCGGGACCTCGCACACCCTTGGCCGGTAGTCCACGACCTGGCGAGCCCCTACCATCTCCGAGGATttcaacccgaaccgtccggtaaccgacctaccgaacattggcgccgtctatgGGGACTCGTCCATGGACTTCGTGCTAATCCAAACTGGGACAGGCTACGAGGCCGTACCTAGAGGCGACGCCGCCGGGACGGAAACCCGACAACACCC from Arachis ipaensis cultivar K30076 chromosome B09, Araip1.1, whole genome shotgun sequence includes these protein-coding regions:
- the LOC107616164 gene encoding LEAF RUST 10 DISEASE-RESISTANCE LOCUS RECEPTOR-LIKE PROTEIN KINASE-like 1.1 is translated as MALPYLLFFFFLILFSAAQHNCPRSFDCGSQGRFQYPFTKAELPHCGLLLIHGCEDTYYSRKMIQLDKNATTLELTGSLDSNTVITIYDADFHASLEQNKCHALNTTYTLPPPSPLLSIYIEYNVTLFRCNHNLRIKLPLDFGNLTCRDYDIYYDKINTSPTIHDAGGIFSHCSLLHFATKDAINSTDVLSFVSSEIALKVVLSPDCDDCFNHRRGQCQLDTNNEFYCDKVPKDNNKALKLGVGIGLGMSTLLGLLIIGCFLRRRYRRKDVPSELPYQSKSTYRDVNYASTNPEAESKRGYFGVPLFSYKELKEATNNFHHTSQLGKGGFGTVYYGKLRDGRDIAVKRLYEHNYRRMEQFMNEIDILARLRHKNLVSLYGYCTSPHSRELLLVYEFVQNGTVASHIHGDFTRTTTLPWHIRMKIAIETATSLSYLHASDIIHRDVKTNNILLDNHFCVKVADFGLSRLFPNDVTHVSTAPQGTPGYVDPEYHRCYQLTSKSDVYSFGVVLIELISSKPAVDMDRHRDEINLSDLAINKIQNGALSELVDPTLDFDSDNEVKRMIVSVAELAFQCLQRDRELRPTMDEVLKLLITIECGKAKDEHIEEVDLHPSSSPSPASPDLDEVGLLKNRILLPSPKAVTDRWNSESTSSNVSG